aaacatcATTGGTTTCACTTCCCAAAACCATGAAACATTCTATTATCATCATTCCTAAGATATTGTTAGTTTCTTACCTTAAATACAACTAACCCTAACAAAactttcccttaaaaaaaaaaaaaaaatccaaatatccTAGAAATAATCTTTccatataaaattaattaaaatatggtaacaaagacaaaaagcaatataataaataacattaagGTTTTTGTAACAAACATAAACATTAAGACATCAAAGATAgccaaaaaaggaaaggaaagtgaatgaaaagagagaaagaaacaaagcaGAAACtcaccttcaaaaaaaaagagcagTTTATAGATCAGATgagattgtttttttaataaatggtgAGGAGATCTATTGCCTAAGTATCGTCCATGGGTTTTCCAAGAGCTCagctgtttttgtttttgttttcaacttttcaaaCAGAAGAGAGAACATTCGCCTAGACATGTCACACGGTTATCATGCGTATAGTTTCAAAACGCACCGTTTTGTTCCGTATATTTTCAAACGGCCccaagttgtttttttttttttttttgggaaattatattttttaaattaaatattgtgaatggtaacaaattaattagagcctataatttaaaaagtttagaCTAAAccacatattttaaaattttacatattaatCATCTAGAGTTTTGTAACACAATTAAAATATCATcgtatttttaataaatatatttaaaattcaacTCTCACATCATTTCacagaattaacaaaaaaaactttgaaaatctcatttaagccatatattaataataataaaatatcgtATTATCTGGGGATTAGCAtgctataaaaataatataaaaatagacTAATAACCTAATAATTTAGCAAACACAAACAAATGCACAACTTTTTCCACAACTCTCGTCGTCACAAATTATGTTATGAAAGTGACTAACAACCAGTCACTTGTAACAAAAGTTGTTAATTTGTTGGTTGCCTCATATAGCTCCATTGAGTATTTGAGTGCCacgattttcctttttttctgttttagtTGCTTAGCTGGCCCTTTCCGCTCTTCCTTTGCCTCATGAAAGTCTTTGAATAACATATAACACCAAAAGCGTGTGACGATCAAGATTTGAATTGCATACTACGCAGCCAAATTTGTTGAATACTTTCATGTTTATCTTGTTTTGATAAAGGGCTTCTATAAGCTTCGACTGGTTTGTGTTCTGTTCAATTTGTTCATACTCATTTAATTGCAATTTACAAGGATATTTATTGCATAATGCTAATATATAACAGCAAATTACATGACCAATAACTTGACCATACtcccaaaaaacaaacaaatatggcTCAGGAACATGGTCATCAACTATCTTATGccctcctcttcctcttctttttccttcttgtgTCCACTGGTATGCATCATCAATATATTCCTACTTTCCTCATTGATTCTTCCGAATGCAACTGTTAATGATTCCTCTTATGGTAAAAAGGAAGATAACTATTTTGCCTCAATAACCAAGTACAAGGACGTAATGTTTTTCATAGATTTGACATGATATGTTGCGATTAGTTTGGTGCATAATAAGAGTGATGTCAATGGTGGACTTAGGTGAAGTGATGTTACTTCAATCACAACAAATCATGTTAACTAGTCGTGAAAATAGTGTCTTGAACATTAAACGATTTGTCTTTGGGGATGCTGAGATGCCTATGCCATAATTTATTTGTCTGTTGGTATGCAGAGATGCTTATGGTGGAAGGAAACGTTTGCAAGAGGCGAAGCAAAACATGGACAGGGTTTTGTGGAAACTCTGGACACTGTAACAGCCAGTGCAGGATCTGGAGGGTGCGCAACATTGAACTTGTCACGCCCAATTTCCAGGATTTGCTTGCTTCTGTTACTTCACATGTTGATCAAGAATCAACTACTAAAGTGACATCCTCGGCTTTAAGTTTCATATATCAAGCACTTTATATAGTTATATCATGTAGAAGAAAACTACTGGTACCACAATACCACTGCGTGCCTAGTGTCCACTATAAGTCATCCATGACACTTACAAGTTGCAACTATCCTCTATGTTACTGTTGCTTTGATGTCTACTAACAAAAAGATTATACTATATTACTACTACTGTCACTGCTGTTTTATTCTTCCCTGCTATTACCCATTTCACTCATTTTATCTAAATGGAAATCCATTTATCTGGAAAAAAGAATAAGGAAATTCGTTTCCAAGAAAAACTGAAATACTAATTCCTAAAAAGATCACATATAGGACCTACTGGTGCAAGGGAACAGACAGAAAAATAGCTTCAaggtccaaagcacaaacagaAACAGGAGACAATCAACCAAAGCAAGACATTGGCTTACATAAACAGCTGAGAGGTTGATACCACCCTTGTAGACTGTAGCAGCTCTCATCCAGTATCATCCATATCCACCTTATCCAATATCTCCCTTCCTATTACCCTGATAAACAGTACATACAGCTagctacatatatatatatatatatatataaattttaaaacatcttTCAGATGAAGTCCAAGTTTTTAGCTTTAACAATCATAATCccaaatttataaacttatttcaaTTCAAAGCCTGTATAAATCTCCGTAACTCATTTCTATTATCCTGGGTAATAACAGAGTAGAGAAAAACTGAAAACCATTTACCAAACTCTACGCTTCACCTAGAGTTTGTTCATAAATCAATTTGGTCGCCATTAAACAAAGATGGGTAGCCAGACAAAGTTCCAGTTAGAATAAGAAAGTGATTATCACAAAATGAAAACCACTTAACTAGATgaaataaaaagtttattttttatacctTTTATCATTAGTTTTCTCTACTTCGGAAATGAATAAGATAGATATAAAGGTAACGAGCGTTTCAAATTGAAATGATTTCTTAAGTTTGAGAAAATTAGAAACCTATCACTCTAGACATATCCAGAAACACATAACACGCAATTTCATTCAGAACAAGGTCTACAACATAGaattcacaaaaacaaaaaacaaaaacttaaaactcaATATCTGGTAATTGACTACTTCTTTTTCCCTCCTTTGGGGGAAATGGATTTGCGCTTACTGGGTAGCACAATCTCTCCTTTGAGCACAGGAATCTCCATGATTCCCGCAATCTCACCATACTTCCTACGGAACTTCTCGACCTGGTCATCATCGAGGAGCAGCGCCGACCGGTTGCCGAGGTAAAAGGGGTGGTTTCCCGACCACACTTCCACCGTGTACTCCTTCTGGGTCCCACCCGTTGTCATCACCAGCTCACCATTGCAGTACACCTTTGCTTCCTCGTGGAATTGCGGGTGTATGTCTTTCTTCCTGCACGTCACCACATTTGGGTAATTCCCACTTGTTGCTGTTCCAACTTTTCCTCTGGTTACctgaaaattgaaacaaaatagAGATTTGTGAAATAAAAGGCAGTAAAAATTTTGGTAGTGGAAAGGGAGAGAGTGTTGAGGATTTTTGCCTTGTTGATAGGAAGAAAGGGTTTTCCTTGGAGGAACGTGTTGGGTAGGCTTAGAGCCATTTCTTTCTCTCTGTGTTTGTTTGTGGGAAATGGGTGATGAAGCTTTTGTTTTGTGATGGATATGAGAATACGAAATTACTTTTAAGCcacttctttttctctattttttcttcttttgggttaaaatttgtttgggtCAAATGGGTTCAAATTTCACATTGAAAACAAATCAGTATTTTGGACCAAcagttattaaagaaaaaacaatgggCCTAAATGTTGAGTTCGGTAGAGACAGATCTAATCCAAGCCCGACCAAGTTTGCTTCTATTTGTGGGCCTTATTAAAACCTGGCCACCACTGTTTCAAATACATTTAGGGTTGATCTCGGGctataaaaataagaagaagaagaagaagacttatTGCTCCTATATACAGTGTTGGGCTAAGAGTCGGGTTCTATTACATAGACCTAAAAACGTCactttgggttttaaatttttaagtcAGTCTACGGGCCTGGTATTGCTTTCATTGTAAGTTGTAACCCAACCTTCTTGCAGATGAactactgaaaaaaaaaaaaaaatcctatagcAGTTCTAAATCCTAATAAAACAGAAGTCCATTGTGTAATTTGTCTTCTAATAGACTAATAGTGATTGGTTGAGATTGGTTGAGTGATGAGTTTGAGAGACTGTCACCCGATACAAAGCCAAGCTCTCTATCATTGATCAGCTGTCATACATTCATTTGTGACAACTCAATTGACACGTACCAAGTACTTGGTACATCTCACTCCCAATATAATGGACTCCTATACATTAATTAACTTCCTTGAATTTTTAACGTGTGAGAAATGAATTCTATGAATTTGGAAAGAGACTTATTGAAAGTGAAACTATCCATTTACTAGTCATCTTATGATCTATTGATAGAACATGTGGAATGCATAGAAATTTTTGGCCACGAGACTTAGAAATTCTTATCAGGAAATAAATAGATACTGAAaaggttgaaacttgaaactctaaaaatatttataaaaaaaataaaacagcataaacgaaaaagaaaaaccacatgtatgcatttaaaggaaaaaatttataCACCCACCGTTGGaagtttttctcttctttagcTTTAGCTCCAGCTTCACAATAAAGGTCAGTAAATATATACAATCACCGTTTCCTtctgttttttctctctactctctTGAGCCATTACTACAATTCAAACTTCCCCATTCACTCATCTCACCCACCACTCTAAACCTCACATAAATTtattcctttactttttcttttctagcttataTTACATGCGGGAGGGAGGAGTTACCATTTTGAACTGTGCAAGCTGTGGAGTGTGGACTACACAAAAATGTGATAAAGTTGAGTTATAAGAATGAGAAACATAGTTTTGAGTTATGAATCAAACAagaagttttgggttttgggtttttgatgagATAGAGTTTTGAGACATGAGTGATGAGAGTACACACTCACCCATCACCATTTTAGTTGGAAAACCTGGCCACCACCGTTTCAAATACATGTAGGATTGATTTTGGGCTATAAAAATAAGACTTATTGCTCCTATATACAGTGTTGGGCTAAGAGTCCGGTTCTATTACGTAGGCCTAAAAACGTCactttgggttttaaattttgaagTCTGCGGGCCTGGTATtgcttgtaagttgtaacccaACCTTCTTGCGATAAAAAATCCCATCGCAGTTTATTTAATGATCGTTCtaatcctctttttttttttctttttttctttttttttcttttttttgagaaacaacccCCTTGGgctaataatttattaatgcaTCCTCAAAAGATCAAGTTGCTAAACATCAAAAATATCTGGAGGAACACAGAAGTCCCATGTGTAATTTGTCTTCTAATAGACTAATAGTTATTGGTCCCATGTTCCTTGATTTTTTTACTTTGGTTCTACTCTCCTACTGCCaactttttctgtttttatttttttaataccatgttaaaaatttgtaaa
This DNA window, taken from Quercus robur chromosome 2, dhQueRobu3.1, whole genome shotgun sequence, encodes the following:
- the LOC126694609 gene encoding LOW QUALITY PROTEIN: defensin-like protein 19 (The sequence of the model RefSeq protein was modified relative to this genomic sequence to represent the inferred CDS: inserted 1 base in 1 codon; substituted 1 base at 1 genomic stop codon): MAQEHGHQLSYALLFLFFFLLVSTEMLMVEGNVCKRRSKTWTGFCGNSGHCNSQCRIWRXAQHXTCHAQFPGFACFCYFTC
- the LOC126712271 gene encoding 50S ribosomal protein L31, chloroplastic, which produces MALSLPNTFLQGKPFLPINKVTRGKVGTATSGNYPNVVTCRKKDIHPQFHEEAKVYCNGELVMTTGGTQKEYTVEVWSGNHPFYLGNRSALLLDDDQVEKFRRKYGEIAGIMEIPVLKGEIVLPSKRKSISPKGGKKK